The following coding sequences are from one Musa acuminata AAA Group cultivar baxijiao chromosome BXJ2-4, Cavendish_Baxijiao_AAA, whole genome shotgun sequence window:
- the LOC135609662 gene encoding uncharacterized protein LOC135609662 isoform X2 translates to MEEEEEEGRKSPPKNQEEKPQGGGGGGWGSWGISSFSMFSDLQKAAEDISRNAVEVVKNATKGITDLEIAGSDSETTDEVSKDSRGGEEEEEEEEEEHEHDRLRKSALDKLEKASEDSLFGQGLKVLDNSVESFASGAWSALGSAWKGGSSLVSKLELSAASLADSIHQGNLPGKATSFAPSVIETGKTFTTTGMEVLERVGKETMELLIAETGLEFEKSPNEVHQEDDEEQLEEVTFDRCFYIYGGPDLLEELEALSSHYALLFNRRKAKLLAEQKSLYDAKLQQIQQIFSLTADVEGNSEDSNKGKNIETLSGDSDVEMTKLCDSSVRRAADIASGFTPVLGGLSANDIIERAPDRLDTMHSECIHRLSELCCSVVSQLLILGKSVISSANRGKNGETEGETPKIDWPEEAVSKAKIIRHKAQSMSGNMETVSNSFITEIVEAYLTAILSVSSDKQELPQSTVQEKANDITNHLRAGGATAAEKIQDALRYLAYVVLITSMPTV, encoded by the exons atggaggaggaggaggaggagggccgcAAGAGTCCTCCCAAGAACCAGGAAGAGAAGCCGCAaggaggcggcggaggcggaTGGGGCAGCTGGGGTATCTCCTCTTTCTCCATGTTCTCGGATCTCCAAAAGGCCGCGGAAGACATCTCCAGAAAT GCAGTTGAAGTCGTTAAGAATGCAACCAAAGGCATCACCGACCTGGAGATTGCGGGTTCAGATTCCGAAACAACCGATGAGGTCTCGAAGGATTCCagagggggagaagaagaagaagaggaggaggaggaggagcatgaGCACGATAGACTTCGCAAGTCCGCGCTTGATAAACTGGAGAAAGCTAGTGAGGATTCTCTGTTCGGTCAG GGTCTCAAGGTACTTGACAATTCAGTGGAAAGTTTTGCTTCAGGAGCATGGAGTGCGTTGGGTAGTGCTTGGAAAGGGGGTTCAAGCCTTGTCAGCAA GTTGGAGCTTTCTGCTGCAAGTCTAGCTGATTCCATTCACCAGGGAAACCTGCCCGGCAAAGCCACTTCTTTTGCCCCATCAGTTATAGAA ACTGGTAAGACTTTTACAACTACGGGGATGGAAGTGCTTGAGCGGGTTGGAAAAGAGACTATGGAGCTGCTCATTGCAGAGACTGGTCTTGAATTTGAGAAGAGTCCTAATGAGGTTCACCAAGAAGATGATGAGGAACAGTTGGAGGAAGTTACATTTGATAGGTGCTTTTATATTTATGGAGGTCCTGATCTGCTTGAG GAACTGGAAGCACTGTCAAGCCATTATGCTTTGTTGTTTAACAGGAGAAAAGCAAAACTTTTAGCAGAACAGAAATCCCTTTATGATGCTAAACTACAACAGATCCAGCAAATCTTCAGTCTGACGGCCGATGTTGAAGGAAATAGTGAAGATTCGAATAAAGGAAAAAATATTGAGACCTTAAGTGGTGACAGTGATGTCGAGATGACAAAGTTATGTGATTCAAGTGTCAGGAGAGCTGCTGATATTGCCTCGGG GTTCACACCAGTTCTTGGAGGACTTTCAGCAAATGATATAATTGAACGAGCTCCTGACAGACTTGATACAATGCACTCAGAGTGTATCCAT AGACTGTCAGAACTTTGCTGCTCTGTGGTATCTCAACTTCTGATTCTTGGAAAATCAGTTATCTCTAGTGCAAACAGAGGAAAGAATGGAGAAACAGAAGGAGAAACCCCAAAGATTGATTGGCCCGAGGAGGCTGTCTCAAAAGCTAAGATCATCAGACACAAGGCCCAATCCATGTCTGGAAACATGGAAACAGTTTCTAACAGCTTTATTACAG AAATAGTAGAAGCTTACCTGACAGCTATACTAAGTGTTTCTTCTGATAAGCAAGAACTCCCTCAGAGTACTGTACAGGAAAAGGCCAATGATATAACAAATCATCTCCGAGCTGGTGGAGCCACCGCTGCCGAGAAAATTCAGGATGCCCTCCGGTACCTGGCGTACGTGGTTCTCATTACCTCCATGCCAACCGTATAA
- the LOC135609662 gene encoding uncharacterized protein LOC135609662 isoform X3 codes for MEEEEEEGRKSPPKNQEEKPQGGGGGGWGSWGISSFSMFSDLQKAAEDISRNAVEVVKNATKGITDLEIAGSDSETTDEVSKDSRGGEEEEEEEEEEHEHDRLRKSALDKLEKASEDSLFGQGLKVLDNSVESFASGAWSALGSAWKGGSSLVSKLELSAASLADSIHQGNLPGKATSFAPSVIETGKTFTTTGMEVLERVGKETMELLIAETGLEFEKSPNEVHQEDDEEQLEEVTFDRCFYIYGGPDLLEELEALSSHYALLFNRRKAKLLAEQKSLYDAKLQQIQQIFSLTADVEGNSEDSNKGKNIETLSGDSDVEMTKLCDSSVRRAADIASGFTPVLGGLSANDIIERAPDRLDTMHSECIHRLSELCCSVVSQLLILGKSVISSANRGKNGETEGETPKIDWPEEAVSKAKIIRHKAQSMSGNMETVSNSFITEYCTGKGQ; via the exons atggaggaggaggaggaggagggccgcAAGAGTCCTCCCAAGAACCAGGAAGAGAAGCCGCAaggaggcggcggaggcggaTGGGGCAGCTGGGGTATCTCCTCTTTCTCCATGTTCTCGGATCTCCAAAAGGCCGCGGAAGACATCTCCAGAAAT GCAGTTGAAGTCGTTAAGAATGCAACCAAAGGCATCACCGACCTGGAGATTGCGGGTTCAGATTCCGAAACAACCGATGAGGTCTCGAAGGATTCCagagggggagaagaagaagaagaggaggaggaggaggagcatgaGCACGATAGACTTCGCAAGTCCGCGCTTGATAAACTGGAGAAAGCTAGTGAGGATTCTCTGTTCGGTCAG GGTCTCAAGGTACTTGACAATTCAGTGGAAAGTTTTGCTTCAGGAGCATGGAGTGCGTTGGGTAGTGCTTGGAAAGGGGGTTCAAGCCTTGTCAGCAA GTTGGAGCTTTCTGCTGCAAGTCTAGCTGATTCCATTCACCAGGGAAACCTGCCCGGCAAAGCCACTTCTTTTGCCCCATCAGTTATAGAA ACTGGTAAGACTTTTACAACTACGGGGATGGAAGTGCTTGAGCGGGTTGGAAAAGAGACTATGGAGCTGCTCATTGCAGAGACTGGTCTTGAATTTGAGAAGAGTCCTAATGAGGTTCACCAAGAAGATGATGAGGAACAGTTGGAGGAAGTTACATTTGATAGGTGCTTTTATATTTATGGAGGTCCTGATCTGCTTGAG GAACTGGAAGCACTGTCAAGCCATTATGCTTTGTTGTTTAACAGGAGAAAAGCAAAACTTTTAGCAGAACAGAAATCCCTTTATGATGCTAAACTACAACAGATCCAGCAAATCTTCAGTCTGACGGCCGATGTTGAAGGAAATAGTGAAGATTCGAATAAAGGAAAAAATATTGAGACCTTAAGTGGTGACAGTGATGTCGAGATGACAAAGTTATGTGATTCAAGTGTCAGGAGAGCTGCTGATATTGCCTCGGG GTTCACACCAGTTCTTGGAGGACTTTCAGCAAATGATATAATTGAACGAGCTCCTGACAGACTTGATACAATGCACTCAGAGTGTATCCAT AGACTGTCAGAACTTTGCTGCTCTGTGGTATCTCAACTTCTGATTCTTGGAAAATCAGTTATCTCTAGTGCAAACAGAGGAAAGAATGGAGAAACAGAAGGAGAAACCCCAAAGATTGATTGGCCCGAGGAGGCTGTCTCAAAAGCTAAGATCATCAGACACAAGGCCCAATCCATGTCTGGAAACATGGAAACAGTTTCTAACAGCTTTATTACAG AGTACTGTACAGGAAAAGGCCAATGA
- the LOC135609662 gene encoding uncharacterized protein LOC135609662 isoform X1: MEEEEEEGRKSPPKNQEEKPQGGGGGGWGSWGISSFSMFSDLQKAAEDISRNAVEVVKNATKGITDLEIAGSDSETTDEVSKDSRGGEEEEEEEEEEHEHDRLRKSALDKLEKASEDSLFGQGLKVLDNSVESFASGAWSALGSAWKGGSSLVSKLELSAASLADSIHQGNLPGKATSFAPSVIETGKTFTTTGMEVLERVGKETMELLIAETGLEFEKSPNEVHQEDDEEQLEEVTFDRCFYIYGGPDLLEELEALSSHYALLFNRRKAKLLAEQKSLYDAKLQQIQQIFSLTADVEGNSEDSNKGKNIETLSGDSDVEMTKLCDSSVRRAADIASGFTPVLGGLSANDIIERAPDRLDTMHSECIHRLSELCCSVVSQLLILGKSVISSANRGKNGETEGETPKIDWPEEAVSKAKIIRHKAQSMSGNMETVSNSFITGTSEIVEAYLTAILSVSSDKQELPQSTVQEKANDITNHLRAGGATAAEKIQDALRYLAYVVLITSMPTV; this comes from the exons atggaggaggaggaggaggagggccgcAAGAGTCCTCCCAAGAACCAGGAAGAGAAGCCGCAaggaggcggcggaggcggaTGGGGCAGCTGGGGTATCTCCTCTTTCTCCATGTTCTCGGATCTCCAAAAGGCCGCGGAAGACATCTCCAGAAAT GCAGTTGAAGTCGTTAAGAATGCAACCAAAGGCATCACCGACCTGGAGATTGCGGGTTCAGATTCCGAAACAACCGATGAGGTCTCGAAGGATTCCagagggggagaagaagaagaagaggaggaggaggaggagcatgaGCACGATAGACTTCGCAAGTCCGCGCTTGATAAACTGGAGAAAGCTAGTGAGGATTCTCTGTTCGGTCAG GGTCTCAAGGTACTTGACAATTCAGTGGAAAGTTTTGCTTCAGGAGCATGGAGTGCGTTGGGTAGTGCTTGGAAAGGGGGTTCAAGCCTTGTCAGCAA GTTGGAGCTTTCTGCTGCAAGTCTAGCTGATTCCATTCACCAGGGAAACCTGCCCGGCAAAGCCACTTCTTTTGCCCCATCAGTTATAGAA ACTGGTAAGACTTTTACAACTACGGGGATGGAAGTGCTTGAGCGGGTTGGAAAAGAGACTATGGAGCTGCTCATTGCAGAGACTGGTCTTGAATTTGAGAAGAGTCCTAATGAGGTTCACCAAGAAGATGATGAGGAACAGTTGGAGGAAGTTACATTTGATAGGTGCTTTTATATTTATGGAGGTCCTGATCTGCTTGAG GAACTGGAAGCACTGTCAAGCCATTATGCTTTGTTGTTTAACAGGAGAAAAGCAAAACTTTTAGCAGAACAGAAATCCCTTTATGATGCTAAACTACAACAGATCCAGCAAATCTTCAGTCTGACGGCCGATGTTGAAGGAAATAGTGAAGATTCGAATAAAGGAAAAAATATTGAGACCTTAAGTGGTGACAGTGATGTCGAGATGACAAAGTTATGTGATTCAAGTGTCAGGAGAGCTGCTGATATTGCCTCGGG GTTCACACCAGTTCTTGGAGGACTTTCAGCAAATGATATAATTGAACGAGCTCCTGACAGACTTGATACAATGCACTCAGAGTGTATCCAT AGACTGTCAGAACTTTGCTGCTCTGTGGTATCTCAACTTCTGATTCTTGGAAAATCAGTTATCTCTAGTGCAAACAGAGGAAAGAATGGAGAAACAGAAGGAGAAACCCCAAAGATTGATTGGCCCGAGGAGGCTGTCTCAAAAGCTAAGATCATCAGACACAAGGCCCAATCCATGTCTGGAAACATGGAAACAGTTTCTAACAGCTTTATTACAG GAACCTCAGAAATAGTAGAAGCTTACCTGACAGCTATACTAAGTGTTTCTTCTGATAAGCAAGAACTCCCTCAGAGTACTGTACAGGAAAAGGCCAATGATATAACAAATCATCTCCGAGCTGGTGGAGCCACCGCTGCCGAGAAAATTCAGGATGCCCTCCGGTACCTGGCGTACGTGGTTCTCATTACCTCCATGCCAACCGTATAA